One region of Micromonospora ureilytica genomic DNA includes:
- a CDS encoding Ppx/GppA phosphatase family protein, with protein sequence MRLGVLDVGSNTVHLLVVDAHHGAHPWPAHSEKVVLRLAEQIGPDGALTEAGADGLVKAVSMAKAAAAGLEADDLIAFATSAVRDATNAADVLARVRDETGVRLAVLSGADEARMTFLAVRRWFGWSAGRLLVLDIGGGSLEIAAGIDEDPDVAVSLPLGAGRLTRERLRVDPGSTAPPSAEAVDKLREYVDGRLDKVVDQMTEVGWGRAVATSKTFRTLARLAGAAPSGSGLWVRRSLTRAGLRQVIGFIRHIPPAQLMELEGVSTGRAHQLLAGAVVAEAVMRRLDLDSLDICPWALREGVILRRLDQLEPI encoded by the coding sequence ATGCGACTGGGTGTACTCGATGTCGGATCCAACACGGTGCACCTCCTCGTGGTGGACGCGCACCACGGCGCGCACCCGTGGCCGGCGCACTCCGAGAAGGTGGTGCTCCGGCTGGCCGAGCAGATCGGCCCCGACGGCGCGCTGACCGAGGCGGGTGCGGACGGCCTGGTCAAGGCCGTGAGCATGGCCAAGGCGGCCGCCGCCGGGCTGGAGGCCGACGACCTGATCGCGTTCGCCACGTCCGCGGTGCGGGACGCCACAAACGCGGCCGACGTGCTGGCCCGGGTGCGGGACGAGACCGGCGTACGCCTGGCGGTGCTCTCCGGGGCGGACGAGGCGCGGATGACGTTCCTGGCCGTACGGCGGTGGTTCGGCTGGTCGGCTGGTCGGCTGCTGGTGCTGGACATCGGCGGTGGCTCGTTGGAGATCGCCGCCGGCATCGACGAGGACCCGGACGTCGCGGTCTCCCTGCCGCTCGGGGCCGGTCGGCTGACCCGTGAGCGGCTGCGGGTCGATCCGGGCAGCACGGCCCCGCCGTCGGCGGAGGCTGTCGACAAGCTCCGGGAGTACGTGGACGGCCGGCTGGACAAGGTCGTCGACCAGATGACGGAGGTGGGCTGGGGTCGGGCGGTGGCCACCTCGAAGACGTTCCGCACCCTGGCCCGACTGGCCGGCGCGGCCCCGTCCGGTTCCGGGCTGTGGGTGCGACGCAGTCTGACCCGGGCCGGCCTGCGGCAGGTCATCGGCTTCATCCGGCACATCCCGCCGGCGCAGTTGATGGAGCTGGAGGGGGTCAGCACGGGCCGGGCCCACCAGTTGCTGGCCGGTGCGGTGGTCGCCGAGGCGGTGATGCGCCGCCTGGATCTGGACTCGCTGGACATCTGCCCGTGGGCGCTGCGGGAGGGCGTCATCCTCCGCCGGCTCGATCAACTCGAACCGATCTGA
- a CDS encoding sugar phosphate isomerase/epimerase family protein — protein sequence MTSRVPVLLSSSSVFPEPTAAAFQLAAALGYDGVEVMVWTDVVSQDAGALRGLSTHYGVPVLSVHAPCLLVTQRVWSPDPWERLRKAAELAETLGAPTVVVHPPFTWQRDYARNFAEGLATVADRFTGLRFAVENMYPVRMAGRQFVPYVPGWDPTDAGYPSYTLDLSHCAASHSDPLEMADRMGAGLAHVHLGDGTGEGRDEHLVPGRGTQPCGELLSSLAGRGFTGAVAVEVATRGAKSRAVREADLRTALEFARQHLTASSPVDA from the coding sequence GTGACTTCCCGCGTTCCCGTGCTCCTGTCCAGCTCGTCGGTCTTTCCCGAGCCGACCGCGGCGGCGTTCCAACTGGCCGCGGCGCTCGGCTACGACGGCGTCGAGGTGATGGTCTGGACCGACGTGGTCAGCCAGGACGCGGGCGCGCTCCGCGGCCTCTCCACGCACTACGGCGTCCCGGTGCTCTCGGTGCACGCGCCCTGCCTGCTGGTCACCCAGCGGGTGTGGAGTCCGGACCCGTGGGAGCGCCTGCGCAAGGCCGCCGAGCTGGCCGAGACGCTGGGCGCGCCGACAGTCGTGGTGCACCCGCCGTTCACCTGGCAGCGGGACTACGCGCGCAACTTCGCCGAGGGTCTGGCCACCGTCGCGGACCGGTTCACCGGGCTGCGCTTCGCCGTGGAGAACATGTACCCGGTGCGGATGGCGGGTCGGCAGTTCGTCCCGTACGTGCCCGGCTGGGATCCGACCGACGCCGGCTACCCGTCGTACACCCTGGATCTGTCGCACTGCGCGGCCTCGCACAGTGACCCCCTGGAGATGGCCGACCGGATGGGCGCCGGGCTGGCGCACGTGCACCTCGGTGACGGCACCGGCGAGGGCCGCGACGAGCACCTGGTGCCCGGGCGTGGCACCCAGCCCTGCGGGGAGCTGCTCTCCTCGTTGGCCGGCCGGGGTTTCACCGGGGCGGTGGCGGTGGAGGTCGCCACCCGGGGCGCGAAGAGCCGCGCGGTGCGCGAGGCGGACCTGCGCACCGCGCTGGAGTTCGCCCGCCAGCACCTGACCGCGTCGTCACCTGTCGACGCCTGA
- a CDS encoding CGNR zinc finger domain-containing protein — protein sequence MNFDAYARTGVDLVNARLDDLDDLRALFPDENAWMRDEVADRDVAIFRRAQKRLRDVFEYGTSGRDGQAVTELNALLEAFPVQPRISGHDSSDWHMHVTSRGASVSAEYLAGAVWGLSVWLCEYGSARFGVCADERCGNVYLDTSSNCCRRFCSERCATRSHVAAHRARKRAAVGEQAPVAPQPTSAVDSLSPVS from the coding sequence GTGAACTTCGACGCGTACGCCCGGACCGGCGTTGACCTGGTCAACGCCCGCCTGGACGACCTCGACGACCTGCGGGCCCTCTTCCCCGACGAGAACGCCTGGATGCGCGACGAGGTCGCGGACCGGGACGTCGCGATTTTCCGCCGGGCGCAGAAACGGCTGCGCGACGTCTTCGAGTACGGCACCTCGGGGCGGGACGGCCAGGCGGTCACCGAGCTGAACGCGCTGCTTGAGGCGTTTCCGGTGCAGCCGCGCATCTCCGGGCACGACTCCAGCGACTGGCACATGCACGTGACCAGTCGGGGCGCCTCGGTCAGTGCCGAATACCTGGCCGGCGCGGTCTGGGGGCTGTCGGTCTGGCTCTGCGAGTACGGCAGCGCCCGGTTCGGGGTCTGCGCCGACGAGCGGTGCGGCAACGTCTACCTGGACACGTCGTCCAACTGTTGCCGGCGGTTCTGCTCGGAGCGCTGCGCCACCCGCTCGCACGTCGCGGCCCACCGGGCCCGTAAGCGGGCGGCGGTCGGCGAGCAGGCGCCGGTCGCCCCGCAGCCGACCTCCGCCGTCGACTCCCTCTCACCGGTCAGCTGA